The Arachis hypogaea cultivar Tifrunner chromosome 14, arahy.Tifrunner.gnm2.J5K5, whole genome shotgun sequence genome has a segment encoding these proteins:
- the LOC112742853 gene encoding uncharacterized protein — MVCRPIICLDGCFIKTPYGGQLLTAIGWDLNDQMLPIAYAVGLVPTFDELIPGVDHRFCVRHLYSNFRKRFPGLQLKLMMWNAAKATYLQEWERRMAEIQSLDNGAYNHLMEIPTKYWCRHKFGAWSKCDTLVNNMCEVFNSVIVDAREKSIVSMLEDIRVYIMRRWADNRDRIIEYPREVLPRIRIKVEKQADASGKWVSTYAGHDKYEVTSIHGGKEKFVVDLKNHECSCRKFQLSGIPCAHAMTCIRKMCFNVDNFVANCYKKSTYTDCYQHVVYPLNGPNLWEKTPFDDVLPPVYRKPIGRPKVKRNKATDENPTRGGVSREGQNQKCSYCFARGHNKRTYPKKRKVAATASANKVAGSTRRASRFKSSTSTSTISSTISSQGSKPSQAAAKKTTVTRPKRKSAATDVSSQHSQATSKKPKLTPSTTNLRVLPSPSKNITQSQLKFMARTPPKAWKRM, encoded by the exons GGATTGGTTCCAACCTTTGATGAGCTGATTCCCGGAGTGGATCATAGATTTTGTGTTAGACATCTTTATAGCAATTTCAGGAAGAGATTCCCAGGGCTGCAACTAAAACTGATGATGTGGAATGCTGCAAAGGCTACTTATTTACAAGAGTGGGAGAGGAGAATGGCTGAGATACAGAGTCTTGATAATGGAGCCTACAACCACCTGATGGAGATACCAACCAAATATTGGTGCCGCCACAAGTTTGGGGCCTGGTCTAAGTGTGACACCTTGGTAAACAATATGTGTGAGGTCTTTAACTCTGTAATTGTGGATGCCAGAGAGAAGTCAATAGTCAGCATGCTTGAAGACATCAGAGTATACATAATGAGGCGTTGGGCTGATAATAGGGATCGTATAATTGAATACCCAAGAGAAGTATTGCCCCGTATCAGGATTAAGGTTGAGAAACAAGCTGATGCAAGTGGTAAGTGGGTGAGCACGTATGCTGGTCATGATAAATATGAGGTAACAAGTATCCATGGAGGCAAAGAGAAGTTCGTTGTTGATTTGAAGAATCATGAGTGTTCTTGCAGGAAGTTTCAACTCTCCGGGATCCCCTGTGCTCATGCAATGACCTGCATCAGGAAGATGTGCTTCAACGTTGACAACTTTGTTGCAAACTGTTACAAGAAATCAACCTACACTGACTGCTACCAACATGTGGTATATCCCTTGAATGGACCCAACCTGTGGGAGAAGACACCCTTTGATGACGTTTTGCCACCAGTTTACAGGAAACCCATTGGAAGGCCTAAAGTAAAACGTAATAAAGCTACAGATGAGAACCCAACTCGGGGAGGAGTTTCTCGCGAAGGGCAGAATCAAAAGTGCTCCTATTGTTTTGCTAGAGGTCACAACAAACGGACCTATCCAAAGAAGCGCAAAGTAGCTGCAACTGCATCG GCAAATAAAGTAGCTGGATCCACAAGAAGGGCTTCCAGATTCAAGTCTAGCACCAGCACTAGCACTATCTCAAGCACTATCTCCAGCCAGGGCTCTAAGCCATCCCAAGCTGCTGCAAAGAAGACCACAGTCACCCGGCCAAAGAGAAAATCTGCTGCTACTGATGTGAGTTCACAACACTCTCAAGCTACTTCAAAAAAGCCTAAGCTGACTCCATCCACCACAAATCTGAGGGTGCTGCCAAGCCCATCGAAGAACATCACCCAATCCCAACTGAAGTTCATGGCTAGGACACCTCCCAAAGCATGGAAAAGGATGTGA